From one Xyrauchen texanus isolate HMW12.3.18 chromosome 17, RBS_HiC_50CHRs, whole genome shotgun sequence genomic stretch:
- the LOC127658246 gene encoding chemerin-like receptor 1 isoform X2, which produces MMDPINFTESPLNQNTSEFDYDYYENTELEKSLNIMSLIVYTLAFVLGVVGNGIVIWVAGFKMKRTVNTVWFLNLAVADFLFTAFLPLSVAYTAKGFHWPFGQFMCKFNSTLSFLNMFSSVYILVVISVDRCVSVACPIWAQNHRNLSSIVSKETVRCLDELDILSRSLLL; this is translated from the exons ATGATGGATCCCATCAACTTTACAGAGAGTCCTCTCAATCAAAACACATCTGAGTTTGATTATGACTACTATGAGAATACAGAGCTTGAGAAATCACTTAACATCATGTCACTCATAGTCTACACCTTGGCTTTTGTACTTGGAGTGGTAGGCAATGGCATTGTGATTTGGGTAGCTGGATTCAAAATGAAAAGAACAGTCAACACTGTCTGGTTCTTGAACCTTGCTGTGGCTGACTTCCTCTTCACTGCCTTCCTTCCTCTCAGCGTGGCTTATACAGCTAAGGGTTTCCACTGGCCTTTTGGCCAGTTCATGTGTAAATTCAACAGCACCCTTAGTTTCCTCAACATGTTTTCAAGTGTGTACATCCTGGTCGTGATTAGCGTTGACCGCTGTGTGTCTGTGGCGTGTCCAATCTGGGCACAGAATCATCGTAAT TTATCATCCATCGTCTCCAAAGAAACTGTTCGATGTCTGGACGAACTCGACATCCTTTCAAGATCATTGCTGCTGTGA
- the LOC127658246 gene encoding chemerin-like receptor 1 isoform X1, producing the protein MMDPINFTESPLNQNTSEFDYDYYENTELEKSLNIMSLIVYTLAFVLGVVGNGIVIWVAGFKMKRTVNTVWFLNLAVADFLFTAFLPLSVAYTAKGFHWPFGQFMCKFNSTLSFLNMFSSVYILVVISVDRCVSVACPIWAQNHRNVSRASVMSLAVWIFALVLSSPYFVFKDTAPDHSNENIINCFNNFAFSDDYETPEVVALRMLRHRAMIVTRFLLGFVVPFVIIVSCYAVIIHRLQRNCSMSGRTRHPFKIIAAVITAFFLCWAPYHILVLIEMVNHMATKYSPTLQYVTTVGIPVATSLAFLNSCLNPLLYVFMVQNFKDKVRKSVLKVLETAFTEEVSCTNTCTHSMHIIRNKEQESKSFSDAEV; encoded by the coding sequence ATGATGGATCCCATCAACTTTACAGAGAGTCCTCTCAATCAAAACACATCTGAGTTTGATTATGACTACTATGAGAATACAGAGCTTGAGAAATCACTTAACATCATGTCACTCATAGTCTACACCTTGGCTTTTGTACTTGGAGTGGTAGGCAATGGCATTGTGATTTGGGTAGCTGGATTCAAAATGAAAAGAACAGTCAACACTGTCTGGTTCTTGAACCTTGCTGTGGCTGACTTCCTCTTCACTGCCTTCCTTCCTCTCAGCGTGGCTTATACAGCTAAGGGTTTCCACTGGCCTTTTGGCCAGTTCATGTGTAAATTCAACAGCACCCTTAGTTTCCTCAACATGTTTTCAAGTGTGTACATCCTGGTCGTGATTAGCGTTGACCGCTGTGTGTCTGTGGCGTGTCCAATCTGGGCACAGAATCATCGTAATGTAAGTCGTGCATCTGTTATGAGCTTGGCAGTTTGGATATTTGCTCTGGTTTTGAGCTCTCCCTACTTTGTCTTCAAGGACACTGCACCAGACCACAGCAATGAAAACATAATTAACTGCTTCAATAACTTTGCCTTCTCTGATGACTATGAAACACCAGAGGTCGTGGCGCTCCGTATGTTACGCCACCGTGCCATGATCGTTACCCGTTTCCTCCTAGGCTTTGTGGTACCTTTTGTAATTATTGTCTCTTGCTATGCAGTTATCATCCATCGTCTCCAAAGAAACTGTTCGATGTCTGGACGAACTCGACATCCTTTCAAGATCATTGCTGCTGTGATCACTGCCTTCTTCTTGTGCTGGGCTCCGTACCATATCCTAGTCCTCATTGAGATGGTAAACCACATGGCAACTAAATACAGCCCCACCCTACAGTATGTCACTACTGTTGGAATTCCTGTTGCAACCAGTTTGGCTTTCCTAAACAGCTGCCTAAACCCTTTGTTGTATGTTTTCATGGTACAAAACTTTAAAGACAAAGTGCGTAAGTCTGTCCTGAAAGTCTTGGAAACAGCTTTCACAGAAGAAGTTTCATGCACAAATACTTGCACACATTCAATGCACATCATTCGAAACAAAGAGCAAGAAAGTAAGTCCTTCTCTGATGCTGAAGTATAA